From the Kogia breviceps isolate mKogBre1 chromosome 15, mKogBre1 haplotype 1, whole genome shotgun sequence genome, one window contains:
- the ZMAT5 gene encoding zinc finger matrin-type protein 5 — MGKRYFCDYCDRSFQDNLHNRKKHLNGLQHLKAKKLWYDMFRDAAAILLDEQNKRPCRKFLLTGQCDFGSNCRFSHMSERDLQELSMQVEEERWAREWPLDVTELPEVHVEDWLEKRAQRLSSAPSSRTEPVRATVFQYPVGWPPVQELPPSLRAPPPGGWPLQPSVQWG; from the exons ATGGGGAAGCGTTACTTCTGCGACTACTGCGACCGCTCCTTCCAGGACAACCTCCACAACCGCAAGAAGCACCTGAACGGGCTGCAGCACCTCAAGGCCAAGAAGCTCTGGTACGACATGTTCCGAG ATGCAGCTGCCATCTTGCTGGATGAGCAGAACAAGCGGCCCTGCAGGAAGTTTCTACTGACAG GCCAGTGCGACTTTGGCTCCAACTGCAGATTTTCCCACATGTCAGAGCGAGACCTGCAGGAGCTGAGTATGCAGGTGGAGG AGGAGAGGTGGGCCAGGGAGTGGCCACTAGACGTCACTGAGCTCCCTGAGGTCCACGTGGAGGACTGGCTGGAGAAGAGAGCCCAGCGGCTGAGCTCGGCCCCAAGCAGCAG GACTGAACCTGTCAGAGCCACCGTCTTCCAGTACCCAGTGGGCTGGCCACCAGTCCAGGAGCTTCCTCCATCCCTGCGGGCACCCCCGCCTGGGGGCTGGCCCCTGCAGCCCAGCGTCCAGTGGGGCTGA
- the CABP7 gene encoding calcium-binding protein 7: protein MPFHPVTAALMYRGIYTVPNLLSEQRPVDIPEDELEEIREAFKVFDRDGNGFISKQELGTAMRSLGYMPNEVELEVIIQRLDMDGDGQVDFEEFVTLLGPKLSTSGIPEKFHGTDFDTVFWKCDMQKLTVDELKRLLHDTFCEHLSMKDIENIIMTEEESHLGTAEECPVDVETCSNQQIRQTCVRKSLICAFAIAFIISVMLIAANQVLRSGMK from the exons ATGCCGTTCCACCCGGTGACGGCGGCGTTGATGTACCGGGGCATCTACACCGTGCCCAACCTGCTGTCGGAGCAGCGCCCCGTGGACATCCCTGAGGACGAGCTCGAGG AGATCCGAGAGGCCTTCAAAGTCTTTGACCGCGATGGCAATGGCTTCATCTCCAAGCAGGAGCTGGGCACGGCCATGCGCTCCCTGGGATACATGCCCAACGAGGTGGAGCTGGAAGTTATCATCCAGCGGCTGGACATGGACG GTGATGGCCAAGTGGACTTCGAGGAGTTTGTGACCCTCCTGGGACCCAAGCTCTCCACCTCAGGGATCCCAGAGAAATTCCACGGCACTGACTTTGACACCGTCTTCTGGAAG TGTGACATGCAAAAGCTGACCGTGGACGAGCTGAAGCGGCTGCTCCACGACACCTTCTGTGAGCACCTGTCCATGAAGGACATTGAGAACATCATCATGACGGAGGAGGAGAGCCACCTAGGCACGGCGGAGGAGTGCCCCGTGGACGTGGAGA CCTGCTCCAACCAGCAGATCCGTCAGACGTGCGTGCGCAAGAGCCTGATCTGCGCCTTTGCCATCGCCTTCATCATCAGCGTCATGCTCATCGCAGCCAACCAGGTGCTGCGCAGCGGCATGAAGTAG